From Amphritea atlantica, a single genomic window includes:
- a CDS encoding glutathione S-transferase family protein, with protein sequence MGLLIEGKWQDRWYETKNSKGEFVREQAGFRNWVTADGSPGPSGEGGFKAEAGRYHLYVSLACPWAHRTLIFRKLKGLEDLITVSVVSPHMLEQGWSFDMHTGASGDHLYDSKFMHQIYTRAQQDYTGRVTVPVLWDKQQQTIVSNESSEIIRMFNSAFNQLTGNDCDLWPEVLRDEIEELNSWIYHTVNNGVYRSGFATTQEAYEHNVKDLFASLDRIEGILSQNRYLAGSALTEADWRLFTTLVRFDAVYHGHFKCNLKQLRQYPNISGYVRELYQIEGVAETVNMEHIKQHYYYSHHMINPTRVVPLGPELDFDAPHGRDGM encoded by the coding sequence ATGGGACTGCTGATCGAAGGTAAATGGCAAGATCGCTGGTATGAGACTAAAAATTCCAAAGGGGAGTTTGTCCGTGAACAGGCGGGGTTTCGCAACTGGGTAACCGCCGATGGCAGCCCCGGCCCTTCCGGTGAGGGTGGCTTTAAAGCAGAGGCTGGCCGTTATCATCTGTATGTGTCGCTGGCCTGCCCCTGGGCACACCGCACGTTGATCTTTCGCAAGCTCAAAGGGCTGGAAGATCTGATCACGGTGTCAGTGGTTAGCCCGCATATGCTGGAGCAGGGCTGGAGCTTCGATATGCACACAGGCGCCAGCGGCGATCACTTATACGATTCAAAGTTTATGCATCAGATCTATACCCGGGCGCAGCAGGATTATACCGGTCGGGTGACGGTGCCTGTTCTGTGGGACAAACAGCAGCAGACCATTGTCAGTAATGAATCGTCAGAGATTATCCGCATGTTTAATTCAGCATTTAACCAACTGACGGGCAATGATTGCGATCTGTGGCCTGAAGTGCTTCGGGATGAGATCGAAGAGCTGAATAGCTGGATCTACCATACCGTTAATAATGGTGTCTATCGTTCGGGTTTTGCCACCACTCAGGAAGCCTATGAGCATAACGTTAAAGACCTGTTTGCCAGCCTCGACCGGATTGAAGGTATTCTGTCTCAGAACCGCTACCTTGCGGGGAGCGCACTGACAGAAGCAGACTGGCGTCTGTTTACCACCCTGGTCCGCTTTGATGCGGTGTATCACGGTCACTTTAAATGTAACCTGAAACAGCTGCGTCAATATCCGAATATTAGCGGTTATGTGCGTGAACTGTATCAGATTGAAGGCGTGGCTGAGACGGTCAATATGGAGCATATCAAGCAGCACTATTATTACAGTCACCACATGATCAACCCAACCCGGGTGGTGCCGCTGGGGCCTGAGCTTGATTTTGACGCACCCCATGGGCGTGATGGAATGTGA
- a CDS encoding DoxX family protein, with product MNFSASASLLARLGLAAIFIMAGLSKISGYEGTVGYMESMGVPGALLPAVIAVEVLGGMAIVIGLFTRLAALGLAVFSIASALIFHFNLADQTQFVMFWKNIAIAGGFLLLVANGPGAYSVDAWRKKDK from the coding sequence ATGAACTTTTCAGCATCCGCTTCACTACTCGCCCGTCTGGGTCTGGCCGCTATTTTTATTATGGCGGGCCTGTCTAAAATCAGTGGTTATGAAGGCACTGTCGGCTATATGGAGAGTATGGGGGTTCCGGGAGCGCTGTTACCCGCCGTGATTGCCGTTGAGGTACTGGGTGGCATGGCTATTGTTATCGGATTGTTTACCCGGCTTGCGGCTCTGGGGCTGGCGGTATTCAGCATAGCTTCAGCACTGATATTCCACTTCAACCTGGCAGATCAGACTCAGTTTGTTATGTTCTGGAAAAATATAGCGATCGCCGGCGGTTTCCTGCTACTGGTGGCTAATGGCCCGGGTGCATACAGTGTCGATGCATGGCGTAAAAAAGATAAATAA
- a CDS encoding LysR family transcriptional regulator, producing the protein MKVTLEQWRMLKAVVEHGGFAHAAGVVHKSQSSIHHAIQKMELMLDVKLLEVKGRKAHLTDAGRLLLQRAEHLLESAANIDSLAVSLNAGVEPEISIAVDQTFPPEYIGTVLEQFSNEYPNTRIQLYETVLSGAAEALNKGQVDLAIAGSGVSHFMAEPLFTVDFIAVASPDHPLFRSYNDTQPLQIDDLVNYRQLVTRDSALEKKTDSGWLKADERWTVSNISTSIEMICRGMGFAWIPVTRISRQLSQGDLLPVPLQMGGRRNMTLQLYYARHDQVGPGIKRLAELLHHCCENDVSNYSNIKYEIK; encoded by the coding sequence GTGAAGGTAACACTTGAGCAGTGGCGCATGCTAAAAGCGGTTGTTGAGCACGGTGGTTTTGCCCATGCCGCCGGCGTTGTACATAAGAGTCAGTCGAGTATCCATCATGCGATTCAGAAAATGGAGCTGATGCTGGATGTTAAGTTGCTGGAGGTCAAAGGTCGCAAAGCGCACCTGACGGATGCCGGGCGGTTATTATTGCAAAGGGCAGAGCATCTGCTGGAATCCGCCGCTAATATCGATTCGCTGGCCGTCAGCCTGAATGCTGGCGTGGAACCTGAAATTTCGATAGCGGTGGACCAGACGTTTCCTCCGGAGTATATCGGCACGGTGCTGGAACAGTTTTCCAATGAATATCCAAATACCCGCATCCAACTCTATGAGACCGTGCTTTCCGGTGCTGCCGAAGCACTTAACAAAGGGCAGGTGGATCTGGCCATTGCCGGTTCGGGGGTGTCTCACTTTATGGCAGAGCCGTTGTTTACCGTCGACTTTATTGCGGTGGCCTCGCCTGATCATCCGTTGTTTAGATCCTATAATGATACTCAGCCACTGCAGATTGATGATCTGGTGAATTACCGTCAGCTGGTCACCCGTGATTCTGCACTGGAAAAGAAAACCGACTCGGGCTGGCTGAAAGCGGATGAACGCTGGACGGTGAGTAATATCTCCACATCAATAGAGATGATCTGTCGGGGGATGGGGTTTGCCTGGATACCGGTCACCCGTATCAGCCGGCAGCTGAGTCAGGGCGACTTGCTCCCGGTTCCGCTGCAGATGGGGGGACGCCGGAACATGACGTTGCAACTTTACTATGCCCGGCACGATCAGGTTGGCCCCGGGATTAAGCGGCTTGCCGAGTTACTACACCACTGTTGCGAGAATGATGTTTCTAATTATTCGAATATAAAGTACGAAATTAAGTAA
- a CDS encoding amino acid ABC transporter ATP-binding protein, protein MVELRDLNKWYGEFHVLKNINLEVKQGEKIVICGPSGSGKSTMIRCINRLEEHQKGDIIVNDIPLNEDIKNIEAIRKEVGMVFQHFNLFPHLTVLENCVLAPIWVKKMPRKEAEALAMELLERVKIPDQALKYPGQLSGGQQQRVAIARSLCMNPDVMLFDEPTSALDPEMIKEVLDVMIELANEGMTMLCVTHEMGFAKTVADRVIFMDGGQIVEENEPHEFFNNPQHERTQLFLSQILQH, encoded by the coding sequence ATGGTGGAACTGCGCGACCTGAATAAATGGTATGGCGAGTTTCATGTGCTGAAGAATATTAATCTGGAGGTCAAACAGGGCGAAAAGATCGTTATCTGTGGCCCCTCCGGTTCCGGTAAATCGACCATGATCCGGTGTATTAACCGGCTCGAGGAACACCAGAAGGGCGATATCATCGTTAATGATATTCCCCTGAATGAAGATATTAAGAATATCGAAGCGATCCGCAAGGAAGTGGGCATGGTGTTCCAGCACTTCAACCTGTTCCCGCACCTGACAGTGCTGGAAAACTGTGTGCTGGCGCCGATCTGGGTGAAAAAAATGCCCCGTAAAGAGGCCGAAGCCCTCGCGATGGAGCTGCTGGAGCGGGTTAAAATCCCGGACCAGGCGCTGAAATATCCGGGTCAGCTATCCGGTGGACAGCAGCAACGGGTAGCGATTGCCCGCTCGCTGTGTATGAACCCGGATGTGATGCTGTTCGATGAGCCGACCTCCGCACTCGACCCCGAGATGATTAAAGAGGTGCTCGATGTCATGATCGAACTGGCCAACGAAGGGATGACCATGCTCTGCGTAACCCATGAGATGGGCTTTGCCAAGACCGTGGCCGACCGGGTCATCTTCATGGATGGCGGACAGATAGTTGAAGAGAACGAACCCCATGAGTTCTTTAACAATCCCCAGCATGAACGGACTCAGTTGTTCCTGAGTCAGATTCTTCAGCATTAA